Proteins encoded by one window of Pantanalinema sp.:
- a CDS encoding Mrp/NBP35 family ATP-binding protein — MATAEQVIKALSTVNDPELHKDLVTLKMIDEVEVEGGVARFKVILTTPACPLKGKIEADCVEAVKRLVPGITDVEITWGASVPVSLQPSAVPGIKHAIAIGSGKGGVGKSTVTLNLALALAETGAKVGVLDADIYGPSIPLMMGVNEKPYILDGKILPLEKYGIKLMSMGFLLKSPEDPVIWRGPMLAGVLQQFVRDVSWGDLDYLLIDLPPGTGDVPLSLSQQIPLSGVAIVITPQPVAQQIGMKSLRMFQQLPAQVPILGIIENMSTFVCPNCDHSTPIFSTGGGARTSELTSLPLLGEIPLDPKIRAGGDEGKPVFVAEPQSPQAEAFRTIARHMAGQVSVRHFARLELPVLG, encoded by the coding sequence ATGGCAACGGCAGAACAAGTCATCAAAGCCCTCTCGACGGTCAACGACCCCGAGCTTCACAAGGACCTCGTCACGCTCAAGATGATCGACGAGGTGGAGGTCGAGGGCGGCGTCGCGCGCTTCAAGGTCATCCTCACCACCCCGGCATGCCCGCTCAAGGGCAAGATCGAGGCCGACTGCGTCGAGGCGGTCAAGCGCCTGGTCCCTGGCATCACCGACGTGGAGATCACATGGGGCGCGAGCGTGCCCGTCTCCCTCCAGCCCTCGGCCGTGCCCGGCATCAAGCATGCGATCGCCATCGGCTCGGGCAAGGGGGGGGTCGGCAAGTCGACCGTGACCCTCAACCTCGCCCTGGCCCTCGCCGAGACCGGCGCCAAGGTCGGCGTGCTGGATGCGGACATCTACGGCCCGTCGATCCCCCTGATGATGGGCGTCAACGAGAAGCCCTACATCTTGGACGGCAAGATCCTGCCCCTCGAGAAGTACGGCATCAAGCTGATGTCAATGGGCTTCTTGCTCAAGAGCCCCGAGGACCCCGTGATCTGGCGCGGGCCCATGCTCGCGGGGGTGCTCCAGCAGTTCGTGCGCGACGTCAGCTGGGGCGACCTCGACTACCTCCTGATCGACCTGCCCCCCGGCACCGGCGACGTGCCCCTGAGCCTCAGCCAGCAGATCCCGCTGTCCGGGGTGGCCATCGTCATCACCCCCCAGCCGGTGGCCCAGCAGATCGGCATGAAGAGCCTCAGGATGTTCCAGCAGCTGCCCGCGCAGGTGCCCATCCTCGGGATCATCGAGAACATGAGCACCTTCGTCTGCCCCAACTGCGACCATTCGACCCCCATCTTCTCGACCGGCGGCGGCGCCCGGACCAGCGAGCTCACGAGCCTGCCCCTGCTCGGCGAGATCCCGCTCGATCCCAAGATCCGCGCGGGCGGGGACGAGGGCAAGCCGGTGTTCGTCGCCGAGCCCCAGTCGCCCCAGGCCGAGGCCTTCCGTACGATCGCCCGCCACATGGCCGGCCAGGTCTCGGTCCGCCACTTCGCGCGGCTCGAGCTGCCGGTGCTCGGCTAG
- the rsmA gene encoding 16S rRNA (adenine(1518)-N(6)/adenine(1519)-N(6))-dimethyltransferase RsmA, with the protein MTTSSTPGFRTKKRFGQNFLKDPAVPAAIVEAAELTKADKVLEIGPGQGALTRGLLEEAGEVVAVEIDTRLTSTLEALQAEQPHLRVVWGDFLATSFAELGLSEAGTKVVANIPYYITSPILLKLLHSETIEREPLESVAEWPERIILMVQEEVARRLLARPGTKDYGSLSVICQYAAEITPVIRVPRSSFVPRPQVDSMVVMLKPRKVAPIDVPDPRRFFQVVRGAFGLRRKTLVNALKGAGFEQARLEAAFAATGIDPARRGETLSLEEFAALSRALL; encoded by the coding sequence ATGACCACTTCTTCGACCCCGGGCTTCCGTACCAAGAAGCGCTTCGGCCAGAACTTCCTCAAGGATCCCGCCGTCCCGGCGGCGATCGTCGAGGCCGCCGAGCTCACAAAGGCGGACAAGGTGCTCGAGATCGGCCCGGGCCAGGGTGCCTTGACCCGGGGGCTGCTCGAGGAGGCCGGCGAGGTGGTCGCCGTCGAGATCGACACGCGCCTGACGTCCACCCTGGAAGCCCTACAGGCCGAGCAACCTCACCTTCGCGTGGTGTGGGGGGACTTCCTGGCGACCAGCTTCGCCGAGCTCGGGCTGAGCGAGGCGGGCACCAAGGTCGTCGCCAACATCCCCTACTACATCACCTCGCCCATTCTGCTCAAGCTGCTCCACAGCGAAACCATCGAGCGCGAGCCGCTCGAGTCGGTCGCGGAGTGGCCCGAGCGCATCATCCTGATGGTGCAGGAGGAAGTGGCGCGCCGCCTTCTGGCCAGACCCGGGACCAAGGACTACGGCTCGCTCTCCGTCATCTGCCAGTACGCCGCTGAGATCACGCCGGTGATCCGCGTCCCGCGCAGCTCGTTCGTCCCGCGGCCGCAGGTCGACTCGATGGTCGTCATGCTCAAGCCCCGCAAGGTCGCTCCCATCGACGTGCCGGATCCCCGGCGGTTCTTCCAGGTGGTGCGCGGAGCCTTCGGGCTGCGTCGCAAGACCCTCGTGAACGCTCTCAAGGGGGCGGGATTCGAGCAGGCGAGACTGGAAGCGGCGTTCGCGGCGACGGGGATCGATCCGGCGCGACGCGGTGAGACGCTCAGCCTCGAGGAGTTCGCCGCGCTCTCGCGCGCCCTGCTGTAA
- a CDS encoding CPBP family intramembrane glutamic endopeptidase, which translates to MTIRPAPGKRFPSWGSLLLLLAAIMGFMVLWGLLLKGVFHLEWAALAQLDGLPQQVKDTYSIGLYLALLVLTACFWLVWEGRLPLDLGLRFSRRAFLEGLLLGGGGIAAVYALGLVLGWTHYRPPAQWPPSIIASALIAGAGFAVVEEIVFRGVLLQTLLRDRRPATALALSAAVFASVHFIRPGLRPVDSIVPFFGLFMTGLILAYTAYRRRTLVTGIVMHGLWVCFITLSSRLNLWDYAANRLVWTGYGHPISGLLMSLVLLSFLAAMIYMDRRQTSR; encoded by the coding sequence ATGACCATCAGACCAGCGCCCGGTAAGCGCTTCCCCTCGTGGGGATCGCTCTTGCTGCTGCTCGCTGCGATCATGGGCTTCATGGTCCTGTGGGGCCTGCTGCTGAAGGGAGTTTTCCACCTCGAGTGGGCGGCCCTGGCGCAGCTGGATGGCCTGCCCCAGCAGGTGAAGGACACCTATTCCATCGGCCTCTACCTGGCGCTGCTCGTCCTGACCGCTTGCTTTTGGCTGGTCTGGGAAGGCCGCCTGCCCCTAGATCTGGGGCTTCGCTTCTCTCGCAGGGCCTTTCTGGAAGGCCTGCTGCTGGGAGGCGGCGGGATCGCCGCGGTTTACGCCCTCGGCCTCGTCCTCGGCTGGACGCATTACCGGCCGCCCGCCCAGTGGCCCCCTTCGATCATCGCGTCGGCGCTGATTGCCGGGGCGGGCTTCGCGGTCGTCGAGGAGATCGTCTTTCGCGGCGTGCTGCTGCAGACCCTGCTCAGGGACCGACGCCCGGCCACCGCTCTTGCGCTGAGCGCGGCGGTGTTCGCGAGCGTGCACTTCATCAGGCCGGGGCTGCGCCCGGTCGATAGCATCGTGCCGTTTTTCGGCCTCTTCATGACCGGGCTCATCCTGGCTTACACCGCCTACCGCCGCAGGACCCTGGTGACGGGCATCGTGATGCACGGGCTCTGGGTCTGTTTCATCACCCTCTCGAGCCGCCTGAACCTCTGGGACTACGCCGCGAACCGGCTCGTCTGGACGGGCTACGGACACCCCATCTCGGGACTGTTGATGAGCCTTGTCTTGCTCAGCTTCCTCGCCGCGATGATCTACATGGACAGGCGCCAGACGAGCCGCTGA
- the secD gene encoding protein translocase subunit SecD encodes MSPRKLLLLVVVLLTLGALYVIQDEKQFPTKYGLDIQGGMHLVLEAKDTEKIKVTPEVMQSVIAVVRNRVDATGVNEPVIQRKGDRQVVVELAGVKDPDAARELLGKTAHLTFWELPAGVQAPMTASGSQPAWVKTPLDGAMLTEAKAEPSPQGGWQIAIKFNSEGAKLFGEISSRNVGKPVAIRLDDTEVSAPRIEGPILGGSAQITGSFDAKSAQMLAVQLKAGSLPVPLEEVETRTVGPTLGQDTVKASVTAGIIGFALVALFMLAYYRLPGLVADISLAIYAVLVFAIFKLIPVTLTVPGIAGFILSIGMAVDANVLIFERTKEELKNGRGLYSAIEIGFKRAFTSIFDSNSTTLLTCAILYYFGSGLVRGFALTLAIGVIVSLFTAITVSRALLHALLEGGGKGLKSPVYFGVKLPETATKKAS; translated from the coding sequence TTGAGCCCTAGGAAACTCCTGCTCCTGGTCGTGGTGCTCCTCACCCTCGGGGCGCTCTACGTGATCCAGGACGAGAAGCAATTCCCGACCAAGTACGGCCTGGACATCCAGGGCGGCATGCACCTTGTCCTCGAGGCAAAGGACACCGAGAAGATCAAGGTCACCCCCGAGGTCATGCAGAGCGTGATCGCCGTCGTGCGCAATCGGGTGGACGCCACCGGCGTCAACGAGCCCGTCATCCAGCGCAAGGGCGATCGCCAGGTCGTCGTCGAGCTCGCCGGCGTCAAGGACCCCGACGCGGCCCGCGAGCTGCTGGGCAAGACGGCCCACCTCACGTTCTGGGAGCTGCCCGCCGGCGTCCAGGCGCCCATGACGGCCAGCGGCAGCCAGCCTGCCTGGGTCAAGACCCCGCTGGACGGCGCGATGCTCACCGAGGCCAAGGCCGAGCCCAGCCCGCAGGGCGGCTGGCAGATCGCCATCAAGTTCAACAGCGAGGGTGCCAAGCTCTTCGGCGAGATCTCGAGCCGCAACGTCGGCAAGCCCGTCGCCATCCGGCTCGACGACACCGAGGTCTCGGCCCCGCGCATCGAGGGCCCCATCCTCGGCGGCTCGGCCCAGATCACCGGCAGCTTCGACGCCAAGTCGGCGCAGATGCTCGCCGTCCAGCTCAAGGCGGGCTCGCTGCCCGTGCCCCTCGAGGAGGTCGAGACCCGCACCGTCGGCCCGACCCTCGGCCAGGACACCGTCAAGGCCTCGGTGACCGCCGGCATCATCGGCTTCGCTCTGGTCGCCCTGTTCATGCTCGCCTACTATCGCCTGCCCGGCCTGGTCGCGGACATCAGCCTCGCGATCTACGCGGTGCTGGTCTTCGCCATCTTCAAGCTGATCCCCGTCACCCTGACGGTGCCCGGCATCGCGGGCTTCATCCTCTCGATCGGCATGGCGGTCGACGCCAACGTGCTCATCTTCGAGCGCACCAAGGAGGAGCTCAAGAACGGCCGCGGCCTCTACTCGGCCATCGAGATCGGCTTCAAGCGAGCCTTCACCTCGATCTTCGACTCCAACTCGACCACCCTGCTCACCTGCGCCATCCTCTACTACTTCGGAAGCGGCCTGGTTCGCGGCTTCGCGCTCACGCTCGCCATCGGCGTCATCGTGTCGCTCTTCACCGCGATCACCGTCAGCCGCGCCCTCCTGCACGCCCTGCTCGAAGGCGGCGGCAAGGGGCTGAAGTCGCCGGTCTACTTCGGCGTCAAGCTGCCTGAGACCGCCACGAAGAAGGCTAGCTAG
- a CDS encoding ABC transporter ATP-binding protein produces MTRRAFPGLWGRLIPYVRPYWPLILGGIAAIVLTSLSTLASISVARQAAETFAALSLDKLNALVLALIAVYTGKSLFTWLANLASASMALHAIADLRTALFERLQAQSLAYFERRASGDLAARLVSDVNLLKDALVVATAELVPSLIIVVCAISYLFVLNWHLAALAVLGMPLVGWAIGMFSHRLRDWSATAQGRVGDMLAYLNERLSNVLLVKSFGQEGHEAARFASFNRDHLLATLRGAQVQALQTPVVGFLQILAIGAVFWMGGWEILNHQLTVPDLLAFAAAVGVCIDPVLVVSNAVGKIQQAAGALDRIFEVMDAPAALEDGPGARTLPHLHGDIVFDRVVFAYDGMLPVLSGLELRVEAGSVVALVGPSGSGKTTVTKLLQRFYDPQAGSVTLDGVDLRELRSGWLRQQVGYVSQESALFSGSIADNIRYGKLDATDAEIAAAARAANAHAFISAFPDGYETRVGERGASLSGGQRQRIAIARALLRDPRLLILDEATSALDTESEAQVQEALERLMQGRTTLIVAHRLSTIQKADRIVTLAEGRVLEQGSHADLLAQGGLYSKWYDHQTSAR; encoded by the coding sequence ATGACGCGCCGCGCCTTCCCCGGCCTCTGGGGCCGCCTGATTCCGTACGTCCGGCCCTACTGGCCCCTCATCCTGGGAGGGATCGCGGCCATCGTCCTGACCTCGCTCTCGACGCTCGCGAGCATCTCGGTGGCGCGCCAGGCGGCCGAGACCTTCGCCGCTCTCAGCCTCGACAAGCTCAACGCGCTGGTCCTCGCCCTGATCGCGGTCTACACCGGCAAGAGCCTCTTCACCTGGCTGGCCAACCTCGCCTCGGCATCCATGGCCCTGCATGCGATCGCGGATCTGCGCACGGCCCTGTTCGAGCGGCTTCAGGCGCAGAGCCTCGCCTACTTCGAGCGGCGGGCCTCGGGGGACCTCGCGGCGCGGCTGGTCAGCGACGTGAATCTCCTGAAGGACGCCCTGGTGGTCGCCACGGCCGAGCTGGTGCCCAGCCTGATCATCGTGGTCTGCGCCATCTCCTACCTCTTCGTCCTCAACTGGCACCTTGCGGCGCTCGCGGTCCTCGGCATGCCCCTGGTGGGCTGGGCGATCGGCATGTTCTCCCACCGGCTGCGCGACTGGTCCGCGACCGCCCAGGGCCGGGTCGGCGACATGCTCGCCTACCTGAACGAGCGCCTCTCCAACGTGCTCCTGGTCAAGAGCTTCGGCCAGGAGGGGCACGAGGCGGCGCGCTTCGCGTCGTTCAACCGCGACCACCTGCTCGCCACCCTGCGCGGCGCCCAGGTGCAGGCCCTCCAGACCCCGGTGGTCGGCTTCCTCCAGATCCTGGCCATCGGCGCGGTGTTCTGGATGGGCGGCTGGGAGATCCTCAACCACCAGCTCACCGTCCCAGACCTGCTCGCCTTCGCGGCGGCGGTCGGGGTCTGCATCGACCCGGTGCTGGTGGTCTCCAACGCGGTCGGCAAGATCCAGCAGGCCGCGGGCGCCCTCGATCGCATCTTCGAGGTGATGGACGCGCCCGCGGCCCTCGAGGACGGTCCCGGCGCGCGCACCCTGCCTCACCTTCACGGCGACATCGTCTTCGACCGGGTCGTCTTCGCCTACGACGGCATGTTGCCGGTGCTCTCGGGCCTCGAGCTCAGGGTGGAGGCCGGTTCGGTGGTCGCCCTGGTGGGCCCCAGCGGCAGCGGCAAGACGACGGTCACCAAGCTGCTGCAGCGCTTCTACGATCCGCAGGCGGGCAGCGTCACCCTCGATGGCGTCGATCTGCGCGAGCTGCGCAGCGGCTGGCTAAGGCAGCAAGTGGGCTACGTCTCCCAGGAGTCGGCCCTCTTCTCGGGGAGCATCGCCGACAACATCCGATACGGCAAGCTTGACGCCACCGACGCCGAGATCGCGGCCGCGGCCCGCGCCGCCAACGCCCACGCCTTCATCTCCGCCTTCCCCGACGGCTACGAGACCCGGGTAGGGGAGCGCGGAGCGTCGCTCTCGGGCGGCCAGCGCCAGCGCATCGCCATCGCGCGCGCGCTCTTGAGGGATCCGCGCCTCTTGATCCTCGACGAGGCGACCTCGGCGCTCGACACCGAGTCCGAGGCCCAGGTCCAGGAAGCCCTCGAGCGCCTCATGCAGGGGCGCACGACCCTGATCGTCGCGCACCGCCTCTCGACCATCCAGAAGGCGGACCGCATCGTGACCCTCGCCGAGGGGCGGGTCCTGGAGCAGGGCTCCCACGCCGATCTGCTCGCCCAAGGCGGCCTTTACTCCAAGTGGTATGACCATCAGACCAGCGCCCGGTAA
- a CDS encoding DUF2079 domain-containing protein, producing the protein MIVAIGATVLVLLLASVFRHAMLQSNLFDLGIFDQAVYLISRGATPYVTTLGFHIMGDHAALVLYPLALLYALLPHVYWLFLVQALALALGAVPVFLIARKEGLSPEWSRIATIAYLAYPALFNINLFDFHTEVVGLPALLWAVWAGLSRRYAQLAVAVAIVLASKAVMSLTVVMLGVWLFLKRERLAGVCVSAAGFGWFYLSTNVVIPAFAGGPPVAVGRYSYLGHSLAEIAWNVLTQPGLVLGRVFGPDALVYYIGLLVPVALGIHWRKATVMVPALAMLLMNVLSDVSAQRDLVHQYSLPIFPFLILWQLQSLRHFELSGTRRWLTPRLLGVWMLISFLALAKFGYFFSLYTTRLSNRPAAQQAMRQITGPGGVLSESAFASHLSHRERIEMINTTTEPTPEYLGRYAYVLMDTTNPAWCNSLEYSRALLQRLEADRRFRRVFSEQGIQLFARSDSAN; encoded by the coding sequence TTGATCGTAGCCATCGGGGCGACTGTGCTCGTCCTCCTGCTCGCCAGCGTTTTTCGCCACGCGATGCTGCAGTCCAACCTGTTCGATCTGGGGATCTTCGATCAGGCCGTCTACCTGATCAGCCGCGGGGCCACCCCGTACGTGACGACCCTTGGTTTTCACATCATGGGGGATCATGCGGCTCTCGTCCTCTATCCCCTCGCGCTCCTGTACGCGCTCTTGCCGCACGTGTACTGGCTCTTCCTCGTTCAGGCGCTGGCCCTTGCGCTGGGTGCGGTTCCGGTTTTCCTGATCGCCCGCAAAGAGGGCCTCTCCCCCGAATGGAGCAGGATCGCGACGATCGCCTACCTGGCCTATCCCGCCCTGTTCAACATCAACCTCTTCGACTTCCATACCGAGGTGGTGGGCTTGCCGGCCCTGCTTTGGGCCGTGTGGGCAGGCCTCTCGCGTCGCTACGCCCAGCTCGCCGTCGCGGTCGCGATCGTCCTGGCGAGCAAGGCCGTGATGAGCTTGACGGTCGTGATGCTCGGCGTCTGGCTCTTCCTGAAGCGCGAGCGCCTCGCAGGCGTCTGCGTGAGCGCTGCGGGTTTCGGGTGGTTCTACCTCTCGACGAACGTCGTCATCCCGGCGTTCGCGGGGGGGCCGCCCGTGGCGGTAGGCCGCTACAGCTACCTTGGGCATTCCCTCGCCGAGATCGCCTGGAACGTCCTCACTCAGCCAGGGCTCGTGCTGGGACGCGTCTTCGGTCCGGATGCCCTGGTCTACTACATCGGCCTGCTCGTTCCGGTCGCGCTCGGCATCCACTGGCGCAAGGCGACGGTCATGGTCCCGGCGCTCGCGATGCTCCTGATGAATGTCCTGTCGGACGTGTCGGCGCAACGGGATCTGGTGCACCAGTATTCGTTGCCGATCTTCCCCTTTCTCATCCTCTGGCAGCTCCAGTCGCTTAGACACTTCGAGCTCAGCGGAACGCGCCGATGGCTCACGCCCCGCCTGCTCGGGGTTTGGATGCTCATCAGCTTCCTGGCGCTCGCCAAGTTCGGCTACTTCTTCTCGCTCTACACCACGCGGCTTTCCAACCGGCCTGCTGCCCAGCAGGCCATGCGCCAGATCACCGGCCCGGGCGGCGTCCTGAGCGAGTCGGCGTTCGCCTCGCACCTGTCTCACCGCGAGCGGATCGAGATGATCAACACCACGACCGAGCCGACCCCGGAGTACCTGGGGCGTTACGCTTACGTCCTGATGGACACCACGAATCCCGCCTGGTGCAACTCTCTCGAGTACAGCCGCGCCCTGCTGCAGCGCCTGGAGGCTGATCGGCGCTTCCGTCGCGTCTTCAGCGAGCAAGGTATTCAGCTCTTCGCGCGCAGCGACTCCGCCAACTGA
- the plsY gene encoding glycerol-3-phosphate 1-O-acyltransferase PlsY: protein MNAPVVVVASGALATFVFGSIPFALIIGRIFYGIDIRAHGSGNVGATNVVRVLGRAPGIACFVLDFLKGCLPVAIASAAHLDWWVPLLFGVLAILGHSRSVFLGLKGGKSVATGAGVIFALSPWVGLAVLGVWASVFFAGRIVSLASIVAAASLPLWMLIFRQALPSVLFGVAAALYIVIRHRSNIDRLRKGQEPRMAARKP from the coding sequence ATGAACGCGCCTGTGGTCGTGGTCGCGAGTGGGGCGCTTGCGACCTTCGTCTTCGGGTCGATCCCCTTCGCCCTGATCATCGGCCGCATCTTCTACGGGATCGACATCCGCGCCCACGGCTCAGGCAACGTGGGCGCGACCAACGTGGTGCGCGTGCTCGGCCGCGCGCCGGGCATCGCCTGCTTCGTGCTGGACTTCCTCAAAGGCTGCCTGCCCGTAGCCATCGCGAGCGCCGCTCACCTGGACTGGTGGGTGCCCCTGCTGTTCGGGGTGCTCGCCATCCTCGGCCACAGCCGCTCGGTCTTCCTCGGCCTCAAGGGGGGCAAGTCGGTGGCCACCGGCGCCGGGGTCATCTTCGCCCTCTCGCCCTGGGTGGGGCTCGCGGTGCTCGGGGTCTGGGCGTCGGTCTTTTTTGCCGGCCGCATCGTCTCGCTGGCCTCGATCGTGGCCGCGGCCTCGCTGCCCCTGTGGATGCTGATCTTCCGGCAAGCCTTGCCCTCCGTCCTCTTCGGCGTCGCGGCCGCCCTCTACATCGTCATCCGTCACCGCTCGAACATCGATCGCCTCCGCAAGGGCCAGGAGCCCCGGATGGCCGCAAGGAAACCATGA
- a CDS encoding metal-binding protein: MPSGRTHDRITYLFALPAAWAAYAYAGSLVHALLAAAGVLFGGLMFGPDLDVKSVQYYRWGPLRWIWWPYQRMFRHRSVWTHGVIASLAVRLAYFTLVVAVAGAIAYALFATYVPGLDLQGILPRDLSGVRRTDPVGLGVALAGIWLGGALHTWADVSVSLARRAFGRRRRRR; the protein is encoded by the coding sequence ATGCCGTCCGGACGGACCCACGATCGCATCACCTACCTCTTCGCCTTGCCCGCCGCATGGGCCGCCTACGCCTACGCCGGATCCCTGGTCCATGCGCTGCTCGCGGCGGCCGGGGTGCTGTTCGGCGGGCTCATGTTCGGGCCCGACCTGGACGTGAAGAGCGTCCAGTACTACCGCTGGGGGCCCCTGCGCTGGATCTGGTGGCCCTACCAGCGCATGTTCCGCCACCGATCCGTCTGGACCCACGGCGTGATCGCGAGCCTTGCCGTGCGGCTCGCCTACTTCACCCTGGTGGTGGCCGTGGCCGGAGCGATCGCCTACGCGCTCTTCGCCACCTACGTCCCGGGGCTCGACCTGCAGGGGATCCTCCCCCGGGATCTCTCGGGCGTAAGGCGCACGGATCCCGTCGGCCTCGGCGTGGCGCTCGCGGGGATCTGGCTCGGCGGGGCCCTTCACACCTGGGCGGACGTCAGCGTCTCGCTAGCGCGGCGCGCGTTCGGAAGGCGCCGAAGGCGGCGCTGA
- the secF gene encoding protein translocase subunit SecF has product MATNENIQTEKHALDVMGHKGLWFGVSIAILIPCIIAIAICFQRFGAPVKLGIDFTGGTLMEVTFDQPEKIEAVRGVFEKQAIEPHITAATDEKTFSIRTPYLDKDKSLSLKEDLRKVGSFNEPHFRLESVGPTIGKELLRNAAMALGFGILGILLYITFRYQFDFALSAIIAMVHDGVIMLGTFAIFSLVLGAEADGLLVVAILTIMGFSVHDTIVIFDRFRENLKFAKKGDTFGQIANASVNQTLARSINTSLTLVLTLLPLVILGGHTIFFFTLTMLIGVVIGAYSSIFNAGPILVLLRERGNKPNGAQTAAKTTA; this is encoded by the coding sequence ATGGCAACCAACGAGAACATCCAGACGGAAAAGCACGCCCTCGACGTCATGGGCCACAAGGGCCTCTGGTTCGGCGTCTCCATCGCCATCCTGATCCCCTGCATCATCGCGATCGCCATCTGCTTCCAGCGCTTCGGAGCGCCGGTCAAGCTCGGCATCGACTTCACCGGCGGCACGCTCATGGAGGTCACCTTCGACCAGCCCGAGAAGATCGAGGCCGTGCGCGGGGTCTTCGAGAAGCAGGCCATCGAGCCGCACATCACCGCCGCGACCGACGAGAAGACGTTCAGCATCCGCACCCCCTACCTCGACAAGGACAAGTCCCTGTCGCTGAAGGAAGACCTTCGCAAGGTCGGTAGCTTCAACGAGCCGCACTTCCGGCTCGAGTCGGTCGGTCCCACCATCGGCAAGGAGCTGCTGCGCAACGCCGCCATGGCGCTTGGCTTCGGCATCCTCGGCATCCTGCTGTACATCACCTTCCGCTACCAGTTCGACTTCGCCCTCTCGGCCATCATCGCCATGGTCCACGACGGCGTCATCATGCTCGGCACCTTCGCCATCTTCAGCCTGGTGCTCGGCGCCGAGGCCGACGGTCTTTTGGTGGTCGCGATCCTGACGATCATGGGCTTCTCGGTCCACGACACCATCGTCATCTTCGACCGCTTCCGGGAGAACCTCAAGTTTGCCAAGAAGGGCGACACCTTCGGCCAGATCGCCAACGCCAGCGTCAACCAGACCCTGGCGCGCTCCATCAACACCTCGCTGACCCTGGTGCTGACGCTGCTGCCCCTGGTGATCCTCGGCGGCCACACCATCTTCTTCTTCACCCTGACCATGCTGATCGGCGTGGTGATCGGCGCCTACTCGTCGATCTTCAACGCCGGCCCCATCCTCGTGCTCCTGCGCGAGCGGGGCAACAAGCCCAACGGCGCCCAGACCGCGGCCAAGACCACGGCCTAG
- a CDS encoding MarR family transcriptional regulator, translated as MKDLLLRDAETLFALFGDLVHQVLVTERLGEVSDHDITHAQVEAIQFLSRHDPNCVGDLASGLGISYPAATKAVDRLVLKGLVTRREGERDRRQSELALTPEGKELVEALKVARRERLEAILSRMSAEDQKAMLRGLKGFITATFMTDKALIAGTCQRCGDDCFKDCVVNQSHLAFLGTEIERT; from the coding sequence ATGAAAGACCTGCTGCTGCGTGACGCCGAGACGCTTTTCGCCCTGTTCGGCGATCTGGTCCACCAGGTGCTCGTGACCGAGCGCCTGGGCGAGGTCTCCGACCACGACATCACGCACGCGCAGGTCGAGGCGATCCAGTTCCTGTCGCGCCACGACCCCAACTGCGTGGGGGATCTGGCCTCGGGCCTCGGCATCAGCTACCCGGCCGCCACCAAGGCCGTGGACAGGCTGGTGCTCAAGGGCCTCGTCACCCGGCGCGAGGGCGAGCGCGATCGCCGCCAGTCGGAGCTCGCCCTCACCCCCGAGGGCAAGGAGCTGGTCGAGGCCCTCAAGGTCGCGCGCCGCGAGCGCCTCGAGGCGATCCTTTCGCGCATGTCCGCCGAGGACCAGAAGGCCATGCTGCGCGGCCTCAAGGGCTTCATCACGGCGACCTTCATGACCGACAAGGCCCTCATCGCCGGGACCTGCCAGCGCTGCGGGGACGATTGCTTCAAGGACTGCGTCGTCAACCAGTCCCATCTCGCCTTTCTGGGGACCGAGATCGAGCGCACTTGA
- a CDS encoding biotin transporter BioY translates to MLKLLRTALFASLTALGTYVAVPLPYAVFGEVHLPNAMRAWSFGALSIGLYTTSAQAMALGAAGTFLGPVGAFAAQGAYLLLGLAGVPVFADGGGLAYLRSPSFPFLITFPFAAWLIARLAPHGGLKRRWKALMAGQLLVLGVGTLFEIIGAGHLAVPAAWGAHAWPASQTLIGLMLAMLPFAVGGAVGDFFTALFTPAPIATPPVRESLPAPAPERVPTMPIPVQRQLPGPPDRIKLGEAPKRQKAIEGPPERVSLPKQPPES, encoded by the coding sequence TTGCTCAAGCTGCTCCGCACGGCCTTATTCGCAAGCCTGACCGCCCTCGGCACCTACGTCGCGGTTCCCTTGCCGTACGCGGTGTTCGGCGAGGTGCACCTGCCGAACGCGATGAGGGCGTGGTCCTTTGGCGCCCTCAGCATCGGTCTGTATACCACATCCGCCCAGGCCATGGCGCTGGGGGCTGCTGGTACCTTCCTGGGTCCCGTCGGAGCGTTCGCGGCCCAGGGGGCCTACCTGCTTCTGGGCCTCGCCGGCGTCCCGGTCTTCGCCGACGGGGGAGGCCTCGCCTACCTGCGTTCGCCGAGCTTCCCCTTCCTCATCACCTTTCCGTTCGCAGCCTGGCTGATCGCCCGGCTCGCGCCGCACGGGGGGCTGAAGCGTCGCTGGAAGGCGTTGATGGCTGGGCAACTGCTGGTGCTCGGGGTGGGGACCCTGTTCGAGATCATCGGCGCTGGCCACCTCGCGGTTCCGGCGGCCTGGGGGGCGCACGCCTGGCCTGCCTCCCAGACCCTCATCGGGCTGATGCTCGCCATGCTGCCCTTCGCCGTGGGCGGAGCGGTCGGAGACTTCTTCACCGCGCTCTTCACCCCGGCGCCGATTGCGACCCCGCCCGTGCGCGAGAGCCTGCCCGCCCCCGCCCCGGAGCGGGTGCCGACCATGCCCATCCCCGTCCAGCGCCAGCTGCCCGGACCGCCCGATCGCATCAAGCTGGGCGAAGCTCCCAAGCGCCAGAAAGCGATCGAGGGGCCGCCCGAGCGCGTTTCCTTGCCCAAGCAGCCCCCCGAATCCTAG